A window from Malania oleifera isolate guangnan ecotype guangnan chromosome 7, ASM2987363v1, whole genome shotgun sequence encodes these proteins:
- the LOC131159231 gene encoding benzyl alcohol O-benzoyltransferase isoform X1 codes for MASSSASLAFTVRRREPELVAPARPTPHELKPLSDIDDQEGLRFQIPVIQFYRRDPSMLGKDPAAVVRRALAETLVFYYPFAGRLREGPGRKLAVECTGEGIMFVEADADITLRQFGDKLQPPFPCLEELLHDVPGSGGVLNCPVLLVQVTRLKCGGFILALRLNHTMSDAAGLVQFMSAVGEVARGARVPSKKPVWERELLNARDPPRVTCTHREYDHVPDTKGTVVPLDSMVHRSFFFGAAEVAALHCRLPLRLRSCSAFEVLTACLWRCRTAALRPDPDEEVRVICIVDSRTRFNPPLPAGYYGNAFAFPAAVAAAGELCGRPLGHAVELVRRAKARVTTEYMRSVADLMVAKGRPHFTVVRTYLVSDVTRAGFGEVDFGWGRPAYGGPAKGGVGAIPGVASFYIPWKDEVRGEKGVVVPICLPGEAMERFVAELNGMLKDEEAGEDSAQTSTFVVSAL; via the exons ATGGCATCATCCTCAGCCTCTCTCGCCTTCACCGTGCGACGGCGGGAGCCGGAGCTGGTGGCTCCGGCTAGGCCAACACCGCACGAGTTAAAGCCGCTCTCCGACATCGACGACCAGGAGGGTCTTCGGTTCCAAATCCCAGTCATACAGTTCTACCGGCGCGACCCCTCCATGCTGGGGAAGGATCCGGCGGCGGTGGTCCGACGGGCTCTGGCGGAGACGCTCGTTTTCTACTACCCCTTCGCCGGGCGGCTCCGGGAAGGCCCTGGCAGGAAGCTGGCAGTGGAGTGCACCGGCGAGGGCATAATGTTCGTGGAGGCCGACGCCGATATCACTCTCCGGCAGTTCGGGGACAAGCTCCAGCCGCCGTTCCCATGCTTGGAGGAGCTCCTTCACGACGTCCCGGGCTCCGGCGGAGTCCTCAACTGCCCTGTCCTCCTCGTTCAG GTGACGCGCCTGAAGTGCGGGGGCTTCATCTTGGCCCTTCGCCTCAACCACACCATGAGCGACGCCGCCGGTCTGGTCCAATTCATGTCAGCCGTCGGAGAAGTGGCGCGTGGCGCGCGCGTACCCTCCAAGAAACCCGTGTGGGAAAGGGAGCTGCTAAACGCGCGTGATCCGCCGCGTGTGACGTGCACGCACCGCGAGTACGACCACGTCCCCGACACGAAGGGCACCGTCGTCCCGCTCGACTCCATGGTACACCGCTCCTTCTTCTTCGGCGCCGCCGAGGTCGCCGCACTCCACTGCCGCCTCCCGCTGCGCCTCCGCTCGTGCTCCGCCTTCGAGGTCCTCACCGCGTGCCTCTGGAGGTGCCGCACGGCCGCGCTCCGTCCCGATCCGGACGAGGAAGTCCGGGTGATCTGCATCGTCGACTCGCGGACTCGGTTCAACCCTCCGCTGCCGGCCGGATATTACGGGAACGCGTTCGCATTTCCGGCGGCGGTCGCCGCGGCGGGGGAGCTGTGCGGGAGGCCGCTGGGGCATGCGGTGGAGCTGGTGCGGCGTGCGAAGGCGAGGGTGACGACGGAGTACATGAGGTCGGTGGCGGATCTGATGGTGGCGAAGGGGCGGCCTCACTTCACGGTGGTGAGGACGTACCTGGTGTCGGACGTGACGCGGGCGGGGTTCGGGGAGGTGGATTTCGGGTGGGGGCGGCCGGCGTACGGGGGTCCGGCGAAGGGCGGGGTTGGGGCGATTCCGGGGGTGGCGAGTTTCTACATACCGTGGAAGGATGAGGTGAGGGGGGAGAAGGGGGTGGTGGTGCCGATTTGCTTGCCGGGGGAAGCAATGGAAAGATTTGTGGCGGAGCTGAATGGGATGTTGAAGGATGAGGAGGCCGGAGAGGACAGTGCTCAGACCTCCACCTTCGTTGTTTCTGCCCTGTAA
- the LOC131159233 gene encoding uncharacterized protein LOC131159233 — protein MVLGENTLQKTHYDILSVKEDASYEEIRSSYRSAILNFHPDKLQKTSEMPNHNGEVGDRFLQVQKAWEVLSNSKTRAAYDSELQAVQWDAEAAEDMSLEDMTVEDDGEVLELFRQCRCGDYFSVDSLELGKIGCVVLRGGSGISLETVDGLPASVLLLCGSCSLKVRLLINAGVSMSTEVDL, from the coding sequence ATGGTTTTGGGAGAAAACACCCTCCAGAAAACCCACTATGATATTCTTTCAGTGAAAGAAGATGCAAGCTACGAAGAAATCCGTTCAAGCTACAGATCTGCCATCCTAAACTTCCATCCAGATAAATTGCAAAAGACATCCGAGATGCCAAACCACAATGGTGAGGTAGGAGATAGATTCTTGCAGGTACAGAAGGCTTGGGAAGTCCTGAGCAATTCAAAGACACGTGCAGCTTATGACAGCGAGCTGCAGGCTGTGCAATGGGATGCAGAAGCCGCAGAAGACATGAGCTTGGAGGATATGACGGTTGAAGATGACGGAGAAGTTTTGGAGCTGTTTCGGCAGTGCCGGTGCGGTGATTATTTCTCAGTTGATTCTTTGGAGTTGGGGAAGATTGGATGTGTGGTGTTGAGGGGTGGGAGTGGGATTTCATTAGAGACAGTAGATGGTTTGCCAGCGTCAGTTCTTCTTCTTTGCGGGTCTTGTTCTTTGAAAGTACGTCTCTTGATAAATGCTGGCGTTAGCATGTCAACCGAAGTTGATCTGTAA
- the LOC131159231 gene encoding benzyl alcohol O-benzoyltransferase isoform X2, producing the protein MLGKDPAAVVRRALAETLVFYYPFAGRLREGPGRKLAVECTGEGIMFVEADADITLRQFGDKLQPPFPCLEELLHDVPGSGGVLNCPVLLVQVTRLKCGGFILALRLNHTMSDAAGLVQFMSAVGEVARGARVPSKKPVWERELLNARDPPRVTCTHREYDHVPDTKGTVVPLDSMVHRSFFFGAAEVAALHCRLPLRLRSCSAFEVLTACLWRCRTAALRPDPDEEVRVICIVDSRTRFNPPLPAGYYGNAFAFPAAVAAAGELCGRPLGHAVELVRRAKARVTTEYMRSVADLMVAKGRPHFTVVRTYLVSDVTRAGFGEVDFGWGRPAYGGPAKGGVGAIPGVASFYIPWKDEVRGEKGVVVPICLPGEAMERFVAELNGMLKDEEAGEDSAQTSTFVVSAL; encoded by the exons ATGCTGGGGAAGGATCCGGCGGCGGTGGTCCGACGGGCTCTGGCGGAGACGCTCGTTTTCTACTACCCCTTCGCCGGGCGGCTCCGGGAAGGCCCTGGCAGGAAGCTGGCAGTGGAGTGCACCGGCGAGGGCATAATGTTCGTGGAGGCCGACGCCGATATCACTCTCCGGCAGTTCGGGGACAAGCTCCAGCCGCCGTTCCCATGCTTGGAGGAGCTCCTTCACGACGTCCCGGGCTCCGGCGGAGTCCTCAACTGCCCTGTCCTCCTCGTTCAG GTGACGCGCCTGAAGTGCGGGGGCTTCATCTTGGCCCTTCGCCTCAACCACACCATGAGCGACGCCGCCGGTCTGGTCCAATTCATGTCAGCCGTCGGAGAAGTGGCGCGTGGCGCGCGCGTACCCTCCAAGAAACCCGTGTGGGAAAGGGAGCTGCTAAACGCGCGTGATCCGCCGCGTGTGACGTGCACGCACCGCGAGTACGACCACGTCCCCGACACGAAGGGCACCGTCGTCCCGCTCGACTCCATGGTACACCGCTCCTTCTTCTTCGGCGCCGCCGAGGTCGCCGCACTCCACTGCCGCCTCCCGCTGCGCCTCCGCTCGTGCTCCGCCTTCGAGGTCCTCACCGCGTGCCTCTGGAGGTGCCGCACGGCCGCGCTCCGTCCCGATCCGGACGAGGAAGTCCGGGTGATCTGCATCGTCGACTCGCGGACTCGGTTCAACCCTCCGCTGCCGGCCGGATATTACGGGAACGCGTTCGCATTTCCGGCGGCGGTCGCCGCGGCGGGGGAGCTGTGCGGGAGGCCGCTGGGGCATGCGGTGGAGCTGGTGCGGCGTGCGAAGGCGAGGGTGACGACGGAGTACATGAGGTCGGTGGCGGATCTGATGGTGGCGAAGGGGCGGCCTCACTTCACGGTGGTGAGGACGTACCTGGTGTCGGACGTGACGCGGGCGGGGTTCGGGGAGGTGGATTTCGGGTGGGGGCGGCCGGCGTACGGGGGTCCGGCGAAGGGCGGGGTTGGGGCGATTCCGGGGGTGGCGAGTTTCTACATACCGTGGAAGGATGAGGTGAGGGGGGAGAAGGGGGTGGTGGTGCCGATTTGCTTGCCGGGGGAAGCAATGGAAAGATTTGTGGCGGAGCTGAATGGGATGTTGAAGGATGAGGAGGCCGGAGAGGACAGTGCTCAGACCTCCACCTTCGTTGTTTCTGCCCTGTAA